A single window of Channa argus isolate prfri chromosome 10, Channa argus male v1.0, whole genome shotgun sequence DNA harbors:
- the mchr2b gene encoding melanin concentrating hormone receptor 2b, protein MNNTDVFCQNNQTGNLTDPPCQSSTPPTYSYIDITTFMHIFPSIYGILCTVGVLANGLVIYAVAACKKKMVSDIYVLNLAIADTLFLLVMPFNIHQLVRDRQWAFGNFMCKAVVVVDVSNQFTTVGIVTVLCIDRYIAIVHPTSEKRTIQWTIIINILVWLGSFLLTVPVMIYAKVESRDHFEVCIMALEGPEDMYWYTLYQSILGFIIPLIIISTFYSLTLYHVFSSIRRVKRKQSVWAKTATKMVLMVIAVFLICWSPYHVIQVINLRNKTPTIAFIYAYNISICLSYSHSCINPLMLLIFAQNYRERLCRRNVLHSNQHSSKITVVKTDGSSVTNDANYRCTVI, encoded by the exons ATGAATAATACCGACGTATTTTGTCAAAACAACCAAACAGGCAACTTGACTGACCCGCCATGTCAGAGCTCAACTCCCCCAACGTACAGCTACATCGACATCACAACTTTCATGCACATCTTCCCTTCAATTTACGGAATCCTGTGCACCGTTGGAGTTCTCGCCAATGGACTGGTCATCTATGCTGTGGCGGCGTGCAAGAAGAAAATGGTCTCGGACATTTACGTGCTGAACTTGGCGATAGCAGACACGCTCTTCTTGCTTGTGATGCCCTTCAACATCCACCAGCTGGTCAGAGACCGACAGTGGGCATTTGGAAACTTCATGTGCAAAGCGGTCGTGGTGGTGGATGTGAGCAACCAGTTCACCACGGTGGGGATTGTTACTGTGTTGTGCATCGATCG GTACATAGCTATTGTCCACCCCACCTCAGAGAAGAGGACCATCCAATGgaccatcatcatcaacatcctGGTTTGGCTGGGTAGCTTCCTGCTCACTGTCCCAGTCATGATCTATGCCAAAGTTGAGAGCAGGGACCATTTCGAGGTGTGCATAATGGCCCTGGAAGGGCCCGAGGACATGTACTGGTACACTCTCTATCAGTCTATCCTGGGCTTCATCATCcctctcatcatcatcagcacCTTCTACTCACTCACTCTCTACCACGTCTTCAGCTCCATTCGGCGGGTCAAACGTAAGCAGTCAGTTTGGGCTAAGACAGCCACAAAGATGGTCCTAATGGTCATCGCTGTGTTCTTGATTTGTTGGTCGCCTTACCATGTGATCCAGGTGATCAACCTGAGAAACAAAACCCCGACCATTGCCTTCATCTATGCCTATAACATCAGTATCTGCCTCAGCTACTCCCACAGCTGCATCAATCCGCTCATGCTGCTCATCTTCGCCCAGAACTACCGTGAGCGTCTTTGCCGCAGGAACGTGCTGCACAGCAACCAGCACTCATCCAAAATCACAGTGGTGAAAACAGATGGTTCCAGTGTGACCAATGACGCCAACTACCGTTGTACTGTCATCTAA